One Pecten maximus chromosome 16, xPecMax1.1, whole genome shotgun sequence DNA window includes the following coding sequences:
- the LOC117345265 gene encoding uncharacterized protein LOC117345265: MLTLLLGCLCFLGEILDSSSSLQTKASPHFLPGTPLGHVNALDETSGLCASRIHQNILYAHNDKGYGPKIYAISALNGELKKIISIHGAHNYDWEDVACGPCDENGGHCIYIGDTGDHAGDGARNIIYKVREPATLNSHGDLRVDVEAQIRFVWSPHQQDSETLMVDPQRNLYLISKVADGQGRVGMIHSSAWNHSSLPMVSDLIILPLSTGSDDPTGGDISPDGQEILIQAHHQIFYWQKDDRTSVKETLIQSPIGVSFHHEKDAEAVAWDADGRGYYTVSEGHHETLYYYTRQ, translated from the exons ATGTTGACATTACTTCTCGGTTGTCTTTGCTTTCTGGGGGAGATATTAGATTCCTCCTCCTCATTACAAACTAAAG CATCTCCACATTTTCTTCCTGGGACTCCATTGGGTCACGTGAATGCTCTTGACGAGACTTCCGGTTTATGCGCGAGCAGAATACACCAAAATATCCTGTATGCGCACAATGACAAGGGATACGGGCCAAAAATATATGCCATCAGCGCCCTTAATGGGGAATTAAAA AAAATAATAAGCATCCATGGCGCTCACAACTACGACTGGGAGGATGTGGCCTGTGGTCCTTGTGATGAAAATGGAGGACATTGCATTTACATCG GAGATACAGGGGACCACGCCGGAGACGGTGCAcgtaatatcatttacaaagtGCGGGAACCAGCCACATTGAATTCACATGGAGATTTGAGGGTAGATGTCGAGGCACAGATTCGTTTTGT TTGGAGCCCTCATCAACAAGACAGCGAGACCTTAATGGTGGACCCACAACGTAACCTTTATCTTATCTCAAAA GTAGCAGATGGTCAAGGCCGAGTTGGCATGATTCATAGTTCTGCTTGGAATCATTCATCATTACCAATGGTATCGGACCTCATCATCCTTCCGCTCTCGACCGGAAGTGATGACCCCACAGGCGGGGACATCTCCCCCGACGGTCAGGAGATTTTAATACAGGCCCATCATCAAATTTTCTACTGGCAAAAAGATGACAGGACAAGCGTCAAAGAGACGCTTATTCAAAGTCCGATAGGTGTTTCGTTCCACCACGAGAAAGATGCGGAAGCCGTGGCGTGGGACGCGGACGGGAGAGGTTATTACACCGTTTCCGAGGGACACCACGAGACTCTGTATTACTACACCAGACAATGA